A genomic region of Trifolium pratense cultivar HEN17-A07 linkage group LG3, ARS_RC_1.1, whole genome shotgun sequence contains the following coding sequences:
- the LOC123916793 gene encoding protein C2-DOMAIN ABA-RELATED 4, with protein sequence MDGLLGLLRIHIKRGVNLAVRDVNTSDPYVVVKMGSQKLKTRVIRKDINPEWNEDLTLSVTEPVLPFMLTVYDHDTFTADDKMGDAEFDLTPYVEALKMNIEDIPNGTIITRIQPCRTNCLAEESCITYTDGKIIQDAILRLRHVECGEVEIQLEWINLPGTKGF encoded by the exons ATGGACGGCCTTCTCGGACTTCTAAGGATTCACATCAAGCGTGGCGTCAACCTTGCTGTTCGTGATGTCAATACAAGCGATCCATATGTGGTGGTTAAGATGGGAAGCCAGAAACTCAAGACTCGTGTCATTAGAAAGGATATCAATCCTGAATGGAATGAAGACCTTACACTCTCAGTAACAGAACCCGTTCTTCCATTCATGCTG ACTGTGTATGATCATGACACATTTACCGCAGATGACAAAATGGGAGATGCTGAATTCGACCTCACACCATATGTAGAGGCCTTAAAGATGAACATAGAAGACATCCCCAACGGTACTATAATCACCAGAATACAACCGTGCAGGACTAACTGCTTAGCAGAGGAGAGTTGCATCACTTACACCGATGGCAAAATTATCCAAGATGCTATTCTTAGATTGCGACACGTTGAATGTGGGGAAGTTGAAATTCAATTGGAATGGATCAATCTTCCCGGTACTAAGGGTTTCTaa
- the LOC123916186 gene encoding probable auxin efflux carrier component 1c, with protein MKMITLTDLYHVVTAMVPLYVAMILAYGSVKWWKIFSPNQCSGINRFVALFAVPLLSFNFIASNNPYKMNLRFIAADTLQKIIVLLALTIWTNMSKKGCLDWTITLFSVSTLPNTLVMGIPLLKGMYGEFSESLMVQIVVLQCIIWYTFMSFLFEYKGAKMIISKQFPDTATSGTIVSIHVDSDVMSLDGRQCLETQVEIKQDGKLHVTVRKSDASRSDIGSRSQSHIINTTSRASNDLTNAEIYSSLHSSTNPTSRVSSSFNHTDFYSMMGGSSHNSNYSSASDLKETIETEISNYDHSTKKYLMPNPEMFSPENERTRTQIAQKTDDLHMFVWSSSASDVSGSHHEYGGTRTGVEVHQDKKINKLEGEEEYVELGYEKRGEMNESEEGGKVNPKAIPPASVMTRLILTMVWRKLIRNPSTYSSIIGLTWSLVSFRWNIEMPTIIAKSISILSDAGLGMSMFSLGLFMGLQPRMIACGNRVAAFSMAIRFLIGPIVMAISSIVVGLKGTLLHVAIVQAALPQGIVPFVFAKEYNVHPHILSTGVIFGMFVALPTTLVYYILLGL; from the exons ATGAAAATGATAACGTTAACAGATTTGTACCATGTGGTGACAGCAATGGTACCACTTTACGTGGCTATGATATTAGCATATGGTTCAGTGAAATGGTGGAAAATATTTTCTCCCAATCAATGCTCTGGCATCAACCGCTTCGTTGCTCTGTTTGCGGTTCCTTTACTTTCATTCAATTTCATTGCCTCTAACAATCCTTACAAAATGAACCTTCGCTTCATCGCCGCAGACACACTTCAAAAGATCATCGTTTTACTTGCTCTCACTATTTGGACCAACATGAGCAAAAAAGGTTGTTTAGATTGGACAATAACACTCTTCTCTGTTTCAACACTCCCAAACACTTTGGTGATGGGAATCCCTCTTTTGAAAGGCATGTACGGTGAATTTTCAGAGAGCTTGATGGTACAAATTGTGGTCCTTCAGTGTATAATTTGGTACACATTTATGTCATTCCTGTTTGAGTACAAAGGAGCAAAAATGATCATCTCAAAACAGTTTCCAGACACTGCTACTTCTGGTACTATTGTTTCCATTCATGTTGATTCTGATGTCATGTCTTTGGATGGAAGGCAGTGTTTGGAAACACAAGTTGAAATAAAACAAGATGGGAAGCTTCATGTTACAGTCAGGAAATCAGATGCTTCGAGATCCGATATAGGGTCTCGTTCTCAATCTCACATAATAAATACAACATCTCGAGCTTCCAATGATCTGACAAATGCAGAGATATACTCCTCTTTGCATTCATCTACAAATCCAACTTCGAGAGTGTCGTCGAGTTTCAACCATACAGATTTCTattccatgatgggtggtagtAGCCATAATTCAAATTACTCAAGTGCTTCTGATTTGAAAGAAACAATTGAGACTGAGATTTCTAATTACGATCATTCAACGAAGAAATACCTTATGCCTAACCCTGAAATGTTCTCTCCCGAGAATGAGAGGACTCGAACTCAAATAGCACAAAAAACAGATGATCTTCATATGTTTGTTTGGAGCTCAAGTGCTTCTGACGTGTCTGGTTCTCATCATGAATATGGAGGAACAAGAACTGGAGTTGAAGTTcatcaagataaaaaaataaataaat tGGAAGGTGAAGAGGAGTACGTAGAATTGGGGTATGAAAAGAGAGGGGAAATGAATGAAAGTGAGGAAGGTGGAAAGGTGAACCCAAAAGCGATTCCACCAGCAAGTGTAATGACAAGGTTGATATTGACAATGGTGTGGAGAAAACTCATTAGAAACCCAAGCACATATTCTAGCATCATCGGCTTAACTTGGTCACTCGTTTCATTCAG GTGGAATATTGAAATGCCTACTATCATAGCAAAGTCTATTTCCATATTATCAGATGCAGGGCTTGGCATGTCCATGTTCAGTCTTG GTTTGTTCATGGGTTTGCAACCGAGGATGATAGCATGTGGAAATCGTGTAGCAGCTTTTTCTATGGCCATTAGATTCCTTATCGGTCCAATTGTCATGGCAATTTCTTCCATTGTTGTTGGTCTCAAAGGAACCCTCTTGCATGTTGCCATTGTTCAA GCGGCTCTTCCACAAGGAATTGTCCCATTTGTCTTCGCCAAGGAATACAATGTACATCCTCATATTCTAAGCACAGG GGTAATTTTTGGGATGTTTGTTGCATTGCCCACAACTCTCGTCTATTACATCTTGTTGGGGCTATAA
- the LOC123917110 gene encoding eukaryotic translation initiation factor 3 subunit G-A — MAHLSEPAKLRWGELEEDDGEDLDFLLPPRQVIGPDENGIKRVIEYKFDDDGNKVKITTTTRTRKLANARVSKRAIERRSWPKFGDAVQEDVGARLTMVSTEEILLERPKAIGSNKEDSSNIDPLAHQKGAVLMVCRTCGKKGDHWTSRCPYKDLAQPAEGFVDKPPAADGAAAAAAGGKGAYVPPSLRAGAERTTGSDMRRRNDENSVRVTNLSEDTREPDLLELFRPFGTVSRVYVAIDQKTGMSRGFGFVNFVSREDAQRAINKLNGYGYDNLILRVEWATPRTT; from the exons ATGGCGCATCTAAGCGAACCGGCGAAGCTAAGGTGGGGAGAATTGGAGGAAGACGACGGTGAGGATCTTGATTTCCTTTTACCGCCACGTCAGGTGATTGGTCCTGATGAAAATGGAATCAAAAGGGTTATTGAATACAAGTTCGATGATGACGGTAATAAGGTTAAGATCACAACAACCACTCGCACCCGCAAACTCGCCAACGCTCGTGTCAGCAAACGCGCCATCGAACGCCGTTCCTGGCCTAAATTCGGCGACGCCGTTCAAGAAGATGTCGGTGCACGCCTCACTATGGTCTCAACTGAAGAGATCCTTCTCGAACGCCCCAAAGCTATTG GTTCCAACAAGGAGGATTCAAGCAATATCGACCCACTGGCTCATCAAAAAGGTGCCGTTCTTATGGTATGCAGGACTTGTGGTAAGAAGGGTGACCATTGGACTTCAAGGTGTCCCTATAAGGATCTTGCACAACCTGCTGAGGGTTTTGTTGATAAACCTCCAGCAGCAGATGGTGCTGCTGCGGCTGCTGCCGGGGGTAAGGGTGCATATGTACCTCCTAGCCTAAGAGCTGGTGCGGAGAGGACTACTGGTTCCGACATGAGGCGAAGGAATGATGAGAATTCTGTTCGGGTAACCAACCTCTCAGAAGACACAAGGGAACCTGATTTGCTTGAGCTGTTCCGCCCTTTTGGTACTGTCAGCAGGGTCTATGTTGCTATTGATCAAAAGACTGGCATGAGTAGGGGATTCGGCTTTGTCAACTTTGTAAGCAGGGAAGATGCTCAGAGGGCTATTAACAAACTCAATGGATATGGCTACGACAATCTCATCCTGAGAGTTGAATGGGCCACCCCAAGAACAACCTAA
- the LOC123913792 gene encoding ADP,ATP carrier protein ER-ANT1 isoform X3 — MVKSPDQYDRFSKDFLMGGAAAIISKTAVAPIERVKLLLQNQTEMIKRGHLKTPYLGLSNTFKRVFREEGLIAFWRGHQANVIRYFPTQAFNFAFKGYFKTIFGYSKDKHGYFMCFAGNVASGSAAGATTSLLLYHLDYARTRLATDLTAHRHFKGGLIDVYRKTLSTDGIAGLYRGFGVSILGITLYRGMYFGIYDTMKPIVLVGPFEGNFFASFLLGWSITTVSGVCAYPFDTLRRRMMLTSGHQNKYYSAMHAFREIVGQEGFLALFRGVTANMLLGMAGAGVLAGYDLLNRISSRQNHCNETNQRVLK; from the exons atggtaAAATCACCTGATCAATATGATAGATTTTCAAAGGACTTTTTAATGGGAGGTGCAGCAGCAATCATATCCAAGACTGCAGTGGCACCCATTGAGAGAGTCAAACTTTTATTACAAAACCAAACTGAAATGATTAAAAGAGGACACCTCAAAACACCATACCTGGGTCTCTCTAATACCTTTAAGAGGGTCTTTCGAGAAGAGGGTCTCATTGCCTTTTGGAGAGGTCATCAGGCCAATGTTATAAGATATTTCCCCACACAGGCTTTCAATTTTGCATTCAAAGGttacttcaaaaccatctttGGATATTCCAAAGACAAACACGGCTACTTTATGTGCTTTGCTGGAAATGTCGCTTCAGGCAGTGCTGCTGGAGCTACTACTTCACTGCTTTTGTACCATTTGGACTACGCACGTACTAGGTTGGCCACTGATCTTACTGCTCACCGTCACTTTAAAGGAGGACTAATTGACGTTTATCGTAAAACCTTATCCACAGATGGAATTGCCGGCTTGTACAGAGGATTTGGGGTTTCAATATTGGGGATCACCTTGTATCGAGGGATGTACTTTGGGATCTATGACACCATGAAGCCTATTGTTTTAGTTGGGCCTTTTGAG GGGAACTTCTTTGCTAGTTTCTTGTTAGGTTGGAGCATTACAACCGTATCCGGTGTCTGTGCATACCCTTTTGACACATTGCGCCGGCGTATGATGCTAACCTCCGGACACCAGAACAAGTATTATAGTGCAATGCATGCGTTCCGTGAGATTGTTGGACAAGAGGGTTTCTTAGCTCTATTTCGAGGAGTCACTGCAAATATGCTTCTTGGAATGGCAGGAGCTGGGGTGCTTGCTGGGTACGATCTGCTAAACCGTATCTCATCTAGACAAAATCACTGTAATGAAACGAATCAAAGAgttctaaaataa
- the LOC123913792 gene encoding ADP,ATP carrier protein ER-ANT1 isoform X1 — protein sequence MQSNHITVSIPSVKPTPTGESSSVKPTLLLRQTHSHRRIHLVLRRTTTHHDDNPISLNRKISLNRKISLIGLAIRETNKQKMVKSPDQYDRFSKDFLMGGAAAIISKTAVAPIERVKLLLQNQTEMIKRGHLKTPYLGLSNTFKRVFREEGLIAFWRGHQANVIRYFPTQAFNFAFKGYFKTIFGYSKDKHGYFMCFAGNVASGSAAGATTSLLLYHLDYARTRLATDLTAHRHFKGGLIDVYRKTLSTDGIAGLYRGFGVSILGITLYRGMYFGIYDTMKPIVLVGPFEGNFFASFLLGWSITTVSGVCAYPFDTLRRRMMLTSGHQNKYYSAMHAFREIVGQEGFLALFRGVTANMLLGMAGAGVLAGYDLLNRISSRQNHCNETNQRVLK from the exons ATGCAATCCAATCATATCACGGTAAGTATCCCCTCCGTCAAACCCACTCCCACCGGCGAATCCTCCTCCGTCAAACCCACTCTCCTCCTCCGTCAAACCCACTCCCACCGGCGAATCCACCTCGTCCTCCGTCGCACAACCACTCACCATGACGACAATCCAATCAGCTTAAATCGCAAAATCAGCTTAAATCGCAAAATCAGCTTAATCG GATTAGCGATAcgagaaacaaacaaacaaaaaatggtaAAATCACCTGATCAATATGATAGATTTTCAAAGGACTTTTTAATGGGAGGTGCAGCAGCAATCATATCCAAGACTGCAGTGGCACCCATTGAGAGAGTCAAACTTTTATTACAAAACCAAACTGAAATGATTAAAAGAGGACACCTCAAAACACCATACCTGGGTCTCTCTAATACCTTTAAGAGGGTCTTTCGAGAAGAGGGTCTCATTGCCTTTTGGAGAGGTCATCAGGCCAATGTTATAAGATATTTCCCCACACAGGCTTTCAATTTTGCATTCAAAGGttacttcaaaaccatctttGGATATTCCAAAGACAAACACGGCTACTTTATGTGCTTTGCTGGAAATGTCGCTTCAGGCAGTGCTGCTGGAGCTACTACTTCACTGCTTTTGTACCATTTGGACTACGCACGTACTAGGTTGGCCACTGATCTTACTGCTCACCGTCACTTTAAAGGAGGACTAATTGACGTTTATCGTAAAACCTTATCCACAGATGGAATTGCCGGCTTGTACAGAGGATTTGGGGTTTCAATATTGGGGATCACCTTGTATCGAGGGATGTACTTTGGGATCTATGACACCATGAAGCCTATTGTTTTAGTTGGGCCTTTTGAG GGGAACTTCTTTGCTAGTTTCTTGTTAGGTTGGAGCATTACAACCGTATCCGGTGTCTGTGCATACCCTTTTGACACATTGCGCCGGCGTATGATGCTAACCTCCGGACACCAGAACAAGTATTATAGTGCAATGCATGCGTTCCGTGAGATTGTTGGACAAGAGGGTTTCTTAGCTCTATTTCGAGGAGTCACTGCAAATATGCTTCTTGGAATGGCAGGAGCTGGGGTGCTTGCTGGGTACGATCTGCTAAACCGTATCTCATCTAGACAAAATCACTGTAATGAAACGAATCAAAGAgttctaaaataa
- the LOC123913792 gene encoding ADP,ATP carrier protein ER-ANT1 isoform X2 translates to MQSNHITVSIPSVKPTPTGESSSVKPTLLLRQTHSHRRIHLVLRRTTTHHDDNPISLNRKISLNRKISLIGLAIRETNKQKMVKSPDQYDRFSKDFLMGGAAAIISKTAVAPIERVKLLLQNQTEMIKRGHLKTPYLGLSNTFKRVFREEGLIAFWRGHQANVIRYFPTQAFNFAFKGYFKTIFGYSKDKHGYFMCFAGNVASGSAAGATTSLLLYHLDYARTRLATDLTAHRHFKGGLIDVYRKTLSTDGIAGLYRGFGVSILGITLYRGMYFGIYDTMKPIVLVGPFEGNFFASFLLGWSITTVSGVCAYPFDTLRRRMMLTSGHQNKYYSAMHAFREIVGQEGFLALFRGVTANMLLGMAGAGVLAGINYCWIM, encoded by the exons ATGCAATCCAATCATATCACGGTAAGTATCCCCTCCGTCAAACCCACTCCCACCGGCGAATCCTCCTCCGTCAAACCCACTCTCCTCCTCCGTCAAACCCACTCCCACCGGCGAATCCACCTCGTCCTCCGTCGCACAACCACTCACCATGACGACAATCCAATCAGCTTAAATCGCAAAATCAGCTTAAATCGCAAAATCAGCTTAATCG GATTAGCGATAcgagaaacaaacaaacaaaaaatggtaAAATCACCTGATCAATATGATAGATTTTCAAAGGACTTTTTAATGGGAGGTGCAGCAGCAATCATATCCAAGACTGCAGTGGCACCCATTGAGAGAGTCAAACTTTTATTACAAAACCAAACTGAAATGATTAAAAGAGGACACCTCAAAACACCATACCTGGGTCTCTCTAATACCTTTAAGAGGGTCTTTCGAGAAGAGGGTCTCATTGCCTTTTGGAGAGGTCATCAGGCCAATGTTATAAGATATTTCCCCACACAGGCTTTCAATTTTGCATTCAAAGGttacttcaaaaccatctttGGATATTCCAAAGACAAACACGGCTACTTTATGTGCTTTGCTGGAAATGTCGCTTCAGGCAGTGCTGCTGGAGCTACTACTTCACTGCTTTTGTACCATTTGGACTACGCACGTACTAGGTTGGCCACTGATCTTACTGCTCACCGTCACTTTAAAGGAGGACTAATTGACGTTTATCGTAAAACCTTATCCACAGATGGAATTGCCGGCTTGTACAGAGGATTTGGGGTTTCAATATTGGGGATCACCTTGTATCGAGGGATGTACTTTGGGATCTATGACACCATGAAGCCTATTGTTTTAGTTGGGCCTTTTGAG GGGAACTTCTTTGCTAGTTTCTTGTTAGGTTGGAGCATTACAACCGTATCCGGTGTCTGTGCATACCCTTTTGACACATTGCGCCGGCGTATGATGCTAACCTCCGGACACCAGAACAAGTATTATAGTGCAATGCATGCGTTCCGTGAGATTGTTGGACAAGAGGGTTTCTTAGCTCTATTTCGAGGAGTCACTGCAAATATGCTTCTTGGAATGGCAGGAGCTGGGGTGCTTGCTGG AATAAACTACTGCTGGATTATGTAA
- the LOC123913548 gene encoding homologous recombination OB-fold protein, which yields MSHARRSIWKSCQVSIDGLGPKMELEQNVSLDDGDSDLSNFLRPCNHRTSNSPPLIPGPAGAVQAAMMQRRTLGSSNTLPTQEFVRRVLQNPHDTDLDFNSDPWVSAVQFLSSSQASITHLSSINKNLNGQGRVPGIVAVIKSCTPNGFGDMTVTLKDPTATIGASIHRKVFTKVEFGKDITVGSVLVLQKVAVFSPNGSTCYLNITLSNIVKVFSKDSGPSKHISAELTTPTSNAETPEKSWVQPSSAFSLPQERTEGILNNLILDSRFREVAGNGKQRDEALVLSSSHSVNVVGRNQITVLDRENLSPRQDGAGPVEATCSDELESEMEDQQNHLKLGEGDNLVGICQASSSTTNSAHISVSVDQETGMENCLERQKEIVNSKSSIPQWTDEQLGQLDELLAFD from the exons ATGAGTCATGCTCGGCGTAGCATATGGAAATCATGTCAAGTTTCGATAGATGGTTTAG ggCCAAAAATGGAATTGGAACAAAACGTATCTCTTGACGACGGTGATTCTGATCTCTCCAACTTCCTCCGCCCTTGCAACCACCGCACCTCCAATTCTCCTCCTTTGATTCCCGGTCCAGCCGGTGCTGTTCAAGCCGCCATGATGCAACGTAGAACCCTAGGATCATCCAACACCCTACCCACTCAAGAATTCGTAAGGCGCGTCCTCCAAAATCCCCACGACACTGATCTCGATTTCAACTCCGATCCATGGGTTTCTGCAGTTCAATTTCTTTCATCTTCTCaag CATCTATTACGCATTTGAGCTCGATCAATAAGAATTTGAACGGCCAAGGAAGAGTTCCTGGAATCGTCGCTGTTATCAAATCATGCACTCCCAACGGTTTTGGCGACATGACTGTTACCCTAAAG GATCCTACTGCCACTATTGGTGCTAGTATCCATCGCAAAGTCTTCACCAAAGTAGAATTTGGAAAGGATATAACTGTTGGTTCTGTTTTAGTTCTCCAAAAG GTCGCTGTGTTTTCTCCTAATGGCTCAACTTGTTACCTAAATATAACACTGAGCAACATAGTCAAG GTCTTTTCAAAGGACAGTGGACCATCAAAACACATCTCAGCGGAACTAACTACGCCTACTAGCAATGCAG AAACACCTGAAAAGTCATGGGTGCAGCCAAGCAGTGCATTCTCTCTGCCACAAGAAAGAACTGAAGGAATCCTGAATAATCTTATACTTGATTCAAGGTTTAGAGAAGTAGCAGGTAATGGTAAACAAAGGGATGAAGCTTTGGTTTTAAGTAGCAGTCACTCTGTTAATGTAGTTGGTCGGAACCAAATAACTGTTTTGGATAGAGAAAACTTATCGCCGAGACAGGATGGTGCTGGACCTGTTGAAGCAACTTGTAGCGACGAGCTCGAAAGTGAGATGGAAGACCAACAAAACCATCTTAAATTGGGTGAAGGAGACAATCTGGTGGGGATTTGTCAAGCCAGTAGTTCTACAACAAACTCGGCACATATATCTGTTTCTGTTGATCAAGAAACTGGTATGGAAAATTGCTTGGAAAGGCAGAAGGAGATTGTGAATTCAAAAAGTTCAATTCCACAATGGACAGATGAACAGCTGGGTCAGCTGGACGAGCTGTTGGCATTTGACTGA
- the LOC123917684 gene encoding translocon at the outer membrane of chloroplasts 64 — translation MNSKSKSSKSMGSQSPHHHNIWVVLGLGLAGGIYLLTRKLKQSIKEDFGAFIQKLQLLPPPPPAPPKAPHPLTSLTFAISDLFDVEGHVSTFGHPEWARTHEPASSTSPAVSTLIQSGATCIGTTVIDNFAYGISGQNKHFGTPTNPAVPARVPGGSSSGAAVAVAANFVDFSLGVDTSGGVRVPAGFCGILGFRPSHGAVSHVGIIPISTSLDTVGWFAKDPDILRRVGHILLQAPFLMQRSPRQIVIADDCFQQLNVPLDRSSQVVIKATEKLFGKQVLKHINLEDYISSKVPSLKAYSNQKLNGELKSSSLKLLASIMQFLQRHEFGNKHDEWMSIVKPDLHPAVSAQLQEKFDVSEVEIENSKSVRTEMRAALNSLLKDEGILVIPTVVDPPPKLGGKEILSQDYQSRALSLLSIASISGCCQVTIPLGFYDKYPVSVSLIARHGGDRFLLDTLKAMYTIFQEQADIAATSKSSKNVVSKEQAAEIAKEKGNQAYKDKQWQKAIGFYTEAIKLCSDNATYYSNRAQAYLELGSYLQAEADCTKAIGLDKKNVKAYFRRGTAREMLGYYKEAIDDFKYAVVLEPTNKRAALSAERLRKLFQ, via the exons atgaattcaaaatcaaaatcatcaaaatcaatggGTTCTCAATCTCCTCATCATCACAATATATGGGTTGTATTGGGTCTGGGTTTAGCAGGAGGAATTTATTTATTAACAAGAAAGCTTAAACAATCTATCAAAGAGGATTTCGGCGCTTTCATTCAAAAGCTTCAGTTGCTTCCTCCTCCACCTCCTGCTCCTCCCAAAGCACCTCATCCACTCACATCCCTCACTTTTGCAATTTCCGACTT ATTTGACGTAGAGGGACATGTGTCGACGTTTGGTCATCCGGAGTGGGCTAGGACGCACGAACCTGCTTCTTCTACATCTCCAGCTGTTTCTACTCTTATTCAATCCGGTGCAACCTGTATTGGAACTACCGTTATTGACAACTTCGCTTatgg CATCAGTGGCCAAAATAAGCATTTTGGAACACCTACCAATCCCGCTGTCCCTGCTCGTGTACCCGGCGGTTCCTCTAGTGGCGCTGCCGTCGCTGTTGCtgctaattttgttgatttctCCTTGG GCGTTGATACTTCTGGAGGGGTCAGAGTACCTGCTGGATTCTGTGGGATACTTGGATTTCGACCCTCACATGGTGCTGTTTCTCATGTGGGAATCATACCCATTTCAACAAGTCTGGACACTGTTG GTTGGTTTGCAAAGGATCCTGATATACTGCGTCGAGTTGGGCATATACTTTTACAAGCACCATTTCTAATGCAACGCAGTCCCCGGCAAATTGTTATAGCCGATGACTGTTTTCAACAACTAAATGTTCCTCTTGACAGGAGTTCTCAAGTGGTGATCAAAGCCACTGAGAAGCTTTTTGGAA AGCAAGTATTGAAGCATATAAATCTTGAGGACTATATAAGTTCTAAAGTTCCCAGCTTGAAGGCATATTCCAACCAAAAATTAAATGGTGAACTGAAATCTTCTTCGTTAAAATTGCTTGCCAGTATTATGCAATTTCTACAAAG ACATGAATTTGGAAATAAGCATGATGAGTGGATGAGCATAGTAAAACCTGATCTTCATCCAGCTGTTTCAGCACAATTGCAGGAAAAATTTGACGTATCTGAAGTTGAGattgaaaactctaaatctgTTAGAACTGAGATGCGTGCTGCTTTAAATTCACTTTTGAAG GACGAAGGAATTTTGGTGATCCCTACTGTGGTTGATCCTCCTCCAAAACTAGGTGGAAAGGAGATCCTATCTCAGGATTATCAGAGCCGTGCATTGAGCCTGCTAAGTATCGCTAGCATATCAGGTTGCTGTCAG GTTACAATACCATTGGGATTTTATGACAAGTATCCTGTTTCAGTGTCCTTGATAGCCCGACACGGTGGTGATCGCTTTTTGCTTGACACACTAAAGGCCATGTATACAATTTTCCAAGAGCAAGCTGATATTGCTGCCACGAGTAAATCATCAAAAAATGTTGTCAGCAAGGAACAAGCTGCTGAGATTGCCAAAGAAAAG GGAAATCAAGCCTACAAAGATAAGCAGTGGCAGAAAGCCATTGGATTTTACACTGAAGCTATCAAACTCTGCAGCGATAACGCAACATACTACAGTAACAGGGCTCAAGCGTACCTAGAACTTGGCAG TTATCTCCAAGCTGAGGCAGATTGTACAAAAGCAATAGGTCTTGACAAAAAG AATGTGAAGGCCTACTTTCGTAGAGGTACAGCTAGAGAGATGCTAGGCTACTACAAAGAAGCAATTGATG ATTTTAAATATGCCGTTGTACTTGAGCCAACCAACAAAAGGGCTGCTTTATCTGCTGAAAGGTTGAGGAAACTATTTCAGTAG